From Paraglaciecola sp. L1A13:
TCAGCCATTGGCCTTACCGCCTGTGGTCAACAAAACACGGATTTATTAAAAGTTGAAGAGCAAAAGCTTGATACCGAAGCACAGCAACAAGCTTATGCTATGGGTGCGAGCGTGGGTCAGTTTATTGAGCAGAAAATGGCAGAACAACAAGCATTAGACGTTAACCTTGATAAAGATTTAGTGGTTAAAGGTTTTGTTGCTGCCCTGCAAGGACAATCACAGCTTGAGATGAAAGAAATTCAAACGCTTACTTTAGCCATGGAAGCCTCTTCTCGCGAAAAGCAACAAGCCATTTCTGATGCAAAAGCTGAAACCAATGTTGCCGACGGGGAAAAATTCTTGGCTGAAAATGCCGAGCGTGAAGAAGTGACAGTAACCGATTCAGGTTTACAGTATGAAGTGCTAACAGAAGGTGAAGGTGTTTCTCCTACGGCCGAAGACACGGTAACTGTGCATTACAAAGGAACGTTACTTGATGGGACTGAGTTTGACTCGTCTTATACCCGTGGCGAGCCTGCAACGTTCCCATTAGCTCGCGTCATTCCAGGTTGGACTGAAGGCGTTCAATTGATGAAAGTTGGCTCTAAATTCAAATTCTTTATCCCATCTGAATTAGCCTACGGTGAGCGCGCAACAGGTAAAATCACACCTAATTCAACTTTAGTGTTTGAAGTTGAATTATTAGATGTAGCTTCAGCTGAAGAAGCTAGCGAATAATTTTTATCGTGTTGAAATTAGGTTTGTAAATGTTTGAAGTCGTGTAGACCCATCATTAATAAACTGTAATAAATAAAAAAACCGAGCATCACCAGATGTTCGGTTTTTTATTACTCACCAGCTTCTTTCCTTGCTGAACCTTGTTCCCTCGGTTTTAGACCCTTTAAAAAGGGTTATTTGGCCCAGAATATCCGGGTAATGGTTGAACTTGGTATGCTGTATCTCTGCAGATGCCCTGCCTTAGCATCAAAAAAATAAAGGGTGAATTTGATATAATCAACTAGTTAATTGAAGCGTATCCGCTGTCAAACTACTTGATGTATTAAGATTAGCCTACAAACTAAAAACCGATACCTAGAAAGCCATTATTTTTTGTAATAAATTACGCTAATAAAATCGTTTTTATTCCAGTTAGGCTTAAGCAGATGTAGGCTGCTCTAGAGCACGTGTTTTTCTGAAATCTAAAGCCCAATATGAAAAATAATAGCTAATCGGCATAACGCATACATATTGCGCACAAATAATACTCGCTACCACGTAGAAAGGGATTAAGGCTTGAAAACAAAATTGATCACGCCTGAGGGCTATAAGAAACTC
This genomic window contains:
- the fkpA gene encoding FKBP-type peptidyl-prolyl cis-trans isomerase, with product MKKTAIAILITSAIGLTACGQQNTDLLKVEEQKLDTEAQQQAYAMGASVGQFIEQKMAEQQALDVNLDKDLVVKGFVAALQGQSQLEMKEIQTLTLAMEASSREKQQAISDAKAETNVADGEKFLAENAEREEVTVTDSGLQYEVLTEGEGVSPTAEDTVTVHYKGTLLDGTEFDSSYTRGEPATFPLARVIPGWTEGVQLMKVGSKFKFFIPSELAYGERATGKITPNSTLVFEVELLDVASAEEASE